From the Candidatus Saccharimonadales bacterium genome, one window contains:
- a CDS encoding ATP-binding protein has protein sequence MKIKTQYRVILLMLALLAAAAIGLFVLSQSEKRHTETLYQDVVDERQRLFSAVYRLDGEPQANLATDYTYWDDMVAFVKKPTKKFAQDNLDTALSTYQVDAIWVFRTDGTKVYQNNGSNVSAIDLPLSKAEIAQVFTKQRLAHFFVRTSSGIVEIRAATIHPSNDPNRQTVPQGYFFVGRLYNAEFRQRLGNDSKSNVNLLSGNDNPTMPDPSTGQVVIDKTLGDMNGQTIARLQATADAPSIRELYTQNSQRVKNFVIIVIPVLLALLWFLTRYVTNPLNKISRTLATKDPNNLEELGTSTSEFGQIALLLSQYFRQNRQQLEEAHTRLRASINAFNIGFIMTDANLNITMVNDAARRILFADPKRAKEVKLAELERLMPKIKLEQTISNAINTITSHSLGEVPLLEKFLRIYVAPVTESPGQAPVIGSIILFEDITLERSLKRARDEFFSIASHELRTPLTVIMGNAAMIAEHVIPKVKNPELAGMTKDIYDSSRRLIQMVNDFLDTSRLEQNRIKFELTAVDLPELLQGLVKEYQHTVGQQGLELKLEILDGRGKIVARADQIKLRQVLINLLSNAVTFTHSGSITMRLESHPDYVRIFVTDTGEGIPPERHNLLFKKFQQAEENILSRATPGSLKPGSARDTTHGTGLGLYISKMLMEGMGGLIRLESSEPGKGTTFSLTLPAAKPSKLKKGE, from the coding sequence AAAAGCGCCACACCGAGACTCTATACCAAGACGTCGTCGATGAACGCCAACGGCTGTTTTCGGCCGTTTACCGCTTGGATGGTGAACCCCAGGCCAACTTGGCAACCGACTACACCTATTGGGATGATATGGTGGCTTTCGTCAAAAAACCCACCAAAAAATTTGCTCAAGACAACCTGGATACTGCTCTTAGCACCTATCAGGTCGATGCTATTTGGGTCTTTCGGACCGATGGCACCAAGGTTTATCAGAATAATGGTTCGAATGTCTCGGCCATCGACTTGCCGTTATCGAAAGCCGAAATCGCTCAAGTGTTTACTAAACAGCGCCTAGCCCACTTTTTTGTGCGGACATCTTCAGGCATCGTCGAGATCCGAGCTGCCACCATCCACCCATCTAATGACCCGAACCGACAAACCGTGCCCCAAGGCTACTTCTTTGTCGGCCGGCTCTACAACGCTGAATTTCGCCAACGCCTGGGTAACGATTCAAAAAGTAACGTCAATTTACTGAGCGGCAACGATAACCCAACCATGCCTGATCCGAGCACGGGCCAGGTCGTCATCGACAAGACTCTAGGCGATATGAATGGCCAAACCATCGCCCGCTTACAGGCTACAGCTGATGCTCCAAGCATTCGTGAACTCTATACCCAGAATTCCCAGCGCGTGAAAAACTTCGTTATCATCGTTATCCCGGTACTACTAGCCCTACTCTGGTTTTTGACTCGCTACGTGACTAACCCTTTGAATAAAATATCTCGAACGCTTGCTACTAAGGACCCTAATAATCTCGAAGAACTCGGCACCAGTACCAGCGAGTTTGGCCAGATTGCCCTACTGCTTAGCCAATACTTCCGCCAAAACCGGCAGCAATTAGAAGAAGCCCATACCAGGCTGAGAGCTTCCATTAATGCTTTTAACATCGGTTTCATCATGACCGATGCCAACCTAAATATCACCATGGTTAATGACGCCGCCAGACGAATTCTATTTGCCGACCCGAAACGAGCCAAGGAGGTAAAACTAGCCGAGCTCGAACGACTCATGCCCAAAATTAAGTTGGAGCAAACCATCAGCAATGCTATTAACACCATCACCAGCCATAGTTTGGGCGAGGTCCCACTATTAGAGAAATTCTTGCGGATCTATGTGGCACCGGTGACTGAATCACCGGGTCAAGCGCCGGTGATTGGGAGTATCATTTTATTCGAAGACATCACTCTTGAACGCAGCCTGAAGCGAGCTCGGGATGAGTTCTTTTCGATCGCCTCGCACGAACTTAGAACGCCGCTAACTGTCATCATGGGCAACGCCGCCATGATCGCTGAGCACGTCATTCCGAAAGTTAAAAATCCGGAGCTAGCCGGTATGACCAAAGACATTTATGATTCTAGCCGACGCCTGATCCAAATGGTCAACGATTTCCTAGATACCTCGAGACTAGAGCAAAATCGCATTAAATTTGAGCTCACGGCGGTTGATTTGCCAGAACTGCTACAAGGGTTGGTTAAGGAATATCAGCATACTGTTGGTCAACAAGGTCTTGAACTGAAATTGGAGATTCTGGATGGTCGAGGTAAAATTGTGGCCAGGGCTGATCAAATCAAGCTGCGACAAGTTTTGATTAATTTGCTCTCAAATGCTGTAACCTTTACCCACAGCGGTAGCATTACTATGCGGCTGGAATCGCATCCTGACTACGTTCGCATTTTTGTGACCGATACCGGCGAAGGCATTCCGCCAGAGAGACACAATCTGCTGTTTAAAAAGTTTCAGCAGGCCGAAGAAAACATTCTCTCGCGAGCGACGCCGGGGAGTCTCAAGCCTGGGAGTGCCAGGGACACGACTCATGGGACCGGTCTCGGCCTCTATATTTCCAAAATGCTGATGGAAGGGATGGGCGGATTAATTCGCCTGGAGTCATCAGAGCCGGGGAAGGGCACGACCTTTAGTCTAACGTTGCCGGCGGCAAAACCCTCTAAACTGAAGAAAGGAGAGTAA